The Carassius auratus strain Wakin unplaced genomic scaffold, ASM336829v1 scaf_tig00217128, whole genome shotgun sequence genome has a window encoding:
- the LOC113100036 gene encoding gastrula zinc finger protein XlCGF57.1-like, whose product MKMKEERQDLIEVDEKYPDQKDHDVNEEKSVSCSIKTTEVKRPFSCSQCGKSFTLKTSLTRHMLTHAGMNSFSCSQCGKSFRLKSYLKKHLVTHSSEKPFTCSECGNTFTCKASLRKHMLIHAETEPFSCSQCGTSFTNKSRLKKHMLIHAGIKPFSCSECGKGLTKKSGLIKHMLIHTGIKPFNCSQCRKSFTCKASLKMHMLIHAGIKPFSCSQCENTFRHKASLEKHMFIHTGIKPFTCSQCGKSFTCNASLKMHMLIHAGKKPFSCSQCGKSFRSKSQLKLHMLIHTGKKPYTCTQCGNGFTQKSSLKDHMLIHAGEKPFSCSQCGKSFRCKSHLKQHMLIHTGEKPYTCTQCGKSYKQKTCLKDHMLIHAGEKPFSCSQCGKSFTSKRQLKVHLVTHT is encoded by the coding sequence AATGAAGAAAAATCTGTGAGTTGCAGCATTAAAACAACAGAAGTCAAgaggcctttcagctgctctcagtgtggaaagagtttcacattgAAAACAAGCCTTACTAGGCACATGTTAACTCATGCTGGGATGAactctttcagctgctctcagtgtggaaagagttttagacTGAAATCATACCTTAAGAAACATTTGGTAACACACTCATCAGAAAAACCTTTCACCTGCTCTGAGTGCGGAAACACTTTCACGTGTAAAGCAAGCCTTAGgaagcacatgttaattcatgctgagacagagcctttcagctgctctcagtgtggaacgAGTTTTACAAACAAATCAAGACTTAAGAAGCATATGTTGATTCATGCTGGGATAAAGCCGTTCTCCTGCTCTGAGTGTGGAAAGGGTTTAACAAAGAAATCAGGCCTTATTAAGCATatgttaattcatactgggaTAAAGCCTTTTAACTGCTCTCAGTGTCGAAAGAGTTTTACGTGTAAAGCAAGTCTTAAGatgcacatgttaattcatgctgggataaagcctttcagctgctctcagtgtgaaaACACTTTCAGACATAAAGCAAGCCTTGAGAAGCACATGTTTATTCATACTGGGATAAAGCCTTttacctgctctcagtgtggaaagagttttacgtGTAACGCAAGCCTTAAGatgcacatgttaattcatgctgggaaaaagcctttctcctgctctcagtgtggaaagagctttagATCTAAATCACAGCTTAAGctgcacatgttaattcatactgggaAAAAGCCTtacacctgcactcagtgtggaaatgGTTTTACACAGAAATCCAGCCTTAAggatcacatgttaattcatgctggggAAAAGCCTTTCTCCtgttctcagtgtggaaagagttttagatGTAAATCACACCTTAAGcagcacatgttaattcatactgggGAAAAGCCTtacacctgcactcagtgtggaaagagttataaacagaaaacatgccttaaggatcacatgttaattcatgctggggAAAAGCCTTTCTCCTGctctcaatgtggaaagagttttacgtCGAAGCGACAACTTAAGGTTCATTTGGTAACTCACACTTAA